A genomic segment from bacterium encodes:
- a CDS encoding aminoglycoside 6-adenylyltransferase, producing MRTEKEILDLILNTANEDDRIRAVILNGSRADPNALKDIFQDYDIVYLVTDVTQLRRNYDWIKRFGELMILQTPEDMEYPPPAGGGNYTYLMQFVDGNRIDLSICPVSQTGKVTKDSQSLLLLDKDGIAGILPPPSDKDYFPRQPSEKQFADCCKEFWWVCPYVAKGLWRDELIYAKHMLDNVVREQLVKMLEWHVGIKTGFSKNPGKMGRYFKNYLEPEMWQQLINTYSGSDLEDIWQSLFNMCTLFRTVSTQVAGHFDYKYPSEDDKKVTAHLHHVKALSKDAKTIY from the coding sequence ATGAGAACCGAAAAGGAAATACTTGACCTCATTCTTAATACTGCTAATGAGGATGACCGTATCCGTGCAGTAATTCTGAATGGTTCGCGCGCTGATCCCAATGCTCTCAAAGATATATTTCAGGATTATGATATAGTTTATCTTGTTACGGATGTAACGCAGTTAAGACGAAATTATGATTGGATCAAGCGGTTTGGCGAACTGATGATCCTGCAGACACCCGAAGACATGGAATATCCCCCACCGGCTGGTGGTGGCAATTACACTTACTTGATGCAATTTGTCGACGGTAACCGGATCGATCTTAGTATCTGTCCCGTCTCGCAGACAGGCAAGGTTACCAAAGACAGCCAGAGCCTTTTACTGCTGGACAAGGATGGGATTGCTGGGATACTCCCACCGCCAAGCGACAAAGACTATTTCCCTCGACAGCCATCAGAAAAACAGTTTGCCGATTGTTGCAAAGAATTTTGGTGGGTCTGCCCATATGTGGCCAAAGGCTTGTGGCGGGATGAATTGATATATGCCAAGCATATGCTCGACAATGTAGTCAGGGAACAGCTGGTGAAGATGTTGGAATGGCATGTCGGGATAAAAACAGGATTCTCTAAAAACCCCGGCAAAATGGGGAGGTATTTTAAAAACTATCTGGAACCTGAGATGTGGCAGCAATTGATAAATACTTATTCCGGTTCTGACTTAGAGGATATTTGGCAATCGCTATTCAACATGTGCACCCTCTTCAGGACAGTATCCACCCAGGTGGCGGGGCATTTTGACTATAAATATCCTTCTGAAGATGATAAAAAGGTCACGGCTCATCTGCACCATGTTAAGGCTTTATCAAAAGATGCTAAAACTATATATTAA
- the dut gene encoding dUTP diphosphatase, translated as MKSVKLKITKLNSLALIPAYATRHAAGMDLCAALEKPMSLKPREIKLVPTGLALEIPVGYEGQIRPRSGLALKHGISIVNAPGTIDADYRGEVGVILVNLGAKAFNINPGDRIAQLVISPVARARLSEAKVLKKTKRGSGGFGHTGINGKK; from the coding sequence ATGAAATCCGTCAAGCTCAAGATCACCAAGCTAAACTCTTTGGCACTGATCCCGGCCTATGCCACCAGGCACGCCGCGGGGATGGACCTTTGCGCAGCTTTGGAAAAACCAATGTCCTTAAAGCCCCGTGAGATCAAACTGGTTCCCACCGGCCTGGCCCTGGAAATTCCCGTGGGCTACGAAGGCCAGATCCGCCCCCGCAGCGGCCTGGCGCTGAAACACGGAATCTCCATCGTCAACGCGCCGGGAACCATCGACGCCGACTACCGGGGCGAGGTGGGGGTGATCCTGGTAAACCTGGGGGCAAAGGCCTTTAACATCAATCCCGGAGATAGGATAGCCCAGTTAGTAATTTCCCCAGTGGCCAGAGCTAGGCTATCTGAGGCCAAGGTACTAAAGAAAACCAAGAGGGGATCTGGTGGTTTTGGGCATACCGGCATAAACGGCAAGAAATGA
- a CDS encoding pyridoxal phosphate-dependent aminotransferase — MMPSKRSAAMQASPIRRLVPLADQAKSRGTKVYHLNIGQPDIITPKEIMDAIRNFREEVLAYGPSLGLPELRQEIKRYFEKLDIMLSIDDVMVTTAGSEAIVFALMAVGDPGDEVLVPEPFYTNYNGFASMADIKLVAVPTDVEDGFGMPSKAEFAKRITKKTKAILFCSPNNPTGAVFSRADLEMLSGLAKEKNLWLLADEVYREFIYDGGYHTSILHIKGAEDRAIMLDSVSKRFSACGARVGCLVSRNPHIMQAALKLGQARLCPPTIEQVGAIAGYKNIHKYLKKMVNEYQHRRDIVCDELAKIDGAVFTKPKGAFYIMPQLPIDDSNKFAQWMLTDFSHQGATTMVAPGDGFYADPSKGKQEIRIAYVLKGADLKKAMQLLALGVKAYNGRR; from the coding sequence CTGATGCCGTCCAAACGTTCGGCGGCCATGCAGGCTTCGCCCATCCGCCGGCTGGTGCCGCTGGCGGACCAGGCCAAGTCCAGGGGAACAAAGGTCTACCACCTGAACATAGGCCAGCCCGACATCATCACCCCCAAGGAGATCATGGACGCCATCCGCAACTTCCGGGAGGAAGTGCTGGCCTATGGCCCCAGCCTGGGACTGCCGGAGCTGCGCCAGGAGATCAAGCGCTATTTTGAGAAACTGGACATCATGCTGTCGATCGACGACGTGATGGTGACCACCGCCGGATCCGAGGCCATAGTGTTCGCCCTGATGGCGGTGGGCGACCCCGGGGACGAGGTGCTGGTGCCCGAGCCCTTCTACACCAATTACAACGGCTTCGCCAGCATGGCCGACATCAAGCTGGTGGCGGTGCCCACCGACGTGGAGGACGGATTCGGCATGCCCAGCAAGGCCGAGTTCGCCAAACGGATCACCAAGAAGACCAAGGCCATTTTGTTCTGCTCGCCCAACAACCCCACCGGGGCGGTATTTTCCCGGGCCGACCTGGAGATGCTGTCCGGGCTGGCCAAAGAGAAGAACCTCTGGCTGCTGGCCGACGAGGTCTACCGGGAGTTCATCTACGACGGCGGCTACCATACCAGCATCCTGCACATCAAGGGGGCCGAGGACCGGGCCATCATGCTGGACTCCGTCTCCAAGCGCTTCTCGGCCTGCGGGGCCAGGGTGGGCTGCCTGGTCAGCCGCAACCCCCACATCATGCAGGCCGCGCTTAAGCTGGGCCAGGCCCGGCTCTGCCCGCCCACCATCGAGCAGGTGGGGGCCATCGCCGGATACAAGAACATCCACAAGTATTTGAAGAAGATGGTGAACGAGTACCAGCACCGCCGGGACATCGTCTGCGACGAGCTGGCCAAGATAGACGGCGCCGTGTTCACCAAACCCAAGGGGGCCTTCTACATCATGCCCCAGCTGCCGATAGATGATTCCAACAAGTTCGCCCAGTGGATGCTGACCGACTTTTCCCACCAGGGTGCCACCACCATGGTGGCCCCGGGAGACGGATTTTACGCCGACCCCAGCAAGGGCAAGCAGGAGATCCGGATCGCTTACGTTTTAAAGGGGGCCGACCTCAAGAAAGCCATGCAGCTGCTGGCCCTGGGGGTCAAGGCTTACAACGGAAGAAGGTAG